From Salipiger profundus, a single genomic window includes:
- a CDS encoding pyrroloquinoline quinone-dependent dehydrogenase, translating to MNDTTMFHRWGVWGMRALALVLMIWGAALLWVGGQVALAGGAWTYAITGALMLLGGLVQLSGRLRAGAALLVLALLVTLGWSVFEIAAKGFMPAWGMDLAGRAGLLTLIVGLDVVLLLVGMASPFRAGWARPLGFGAMAVGVAVVAGIVALLWERPASSSGTATASEDTGGAAQADWTHYGGSPLGQGYTEAGLISPANVSGLTEVWRFRTKDLPPSDKVSYSAQNTPVYADGRLFVCSPSNHVFALDPASGDLLWGYDPEVPEKAMEPLFSVACRTVGFHDPDTGLGADAASDEGMPAADVTAQSCGAKVLVSTVDGRLTALSAADGAICEDFGDGGTVDLTEGMGMQVSGFASNSSGPTVLGDTIVIGQQVSDNQQRDAPSGVVRAYDANTGDLLWAWDALRQGIAQEPLEEGEVYPRGTPNIWNVISGDPEAGLVYVGTGNSANDHYGGTRTPEEDRFTAAIVAIDMQTGETVWDFSTMSHDLWDYDVGAQPAVMDMEIEGETRRVVVAAVKTGSIFILDAATGEPLRPVENKPAPQGNGPLPGDRLSETQPYSTYYPNFAGMPTDGMQERLTAAHTWGIGMIDEAMCRRDFLKMDYDGTYTPPSDNPGGVLLFPGAIGGLNWGGIGLDTERQILVTNNSRLANHLTMYPREEVDALPIGEGGLHYAQEIVPHWKSPWGITRPTWLSALGMPCIAPPWGMINATDLATGELLWSKPLGTGYDSGPMGMPSRVKVPLGTANLGGPLMTSSGLTFIAAAQDNFLRAYGTESGQLLWQGRLPAGGQSSPMSYVHEGRQYVVQGAAGHSMLKTEIGDYVIGYALETK from the coding sequence ATGAACGACACCACGATGTTTCACCGCTGGGGCGTATGGGGGATGCGCGCTCTTGCGCTTGTCCTGATGATCTGGGGCGCGGCGCTGCTCTGGGTCGGCGGGCAGGTCGCGCTTGCCGGAGGCGCATGGACCTATGCCATCACCGGGGCGCTGATGCTGCTGGGTGGCCTGGTGCAGCTTTCCGGACGGCTGCGCGCCGGGGCGGCGCTGCTGGTGCTGGCGCTGCTGGTCACGCTGGGCTGGTCGGTCTTCGAGATCGCTGCCAAGGGCTTCATGCCCGCCTGGGGCATGGACCTCGCGGGCCGTGCCGGGCTGCTGACCCTGATCGTCGGGCTGGACGTGGTCCTGCTGCTGGTCGGCATGGCCTCGCCCTTCCGCGCCGGCTGGGCGCGCCCCCTGGGCTTCGGCGCGATGGCCGTCGGAGTTGCCGTCGTGGCAGGCATCGTTGCGCTACTCTGGGAGCGGCCTGCCTCGAGCTCCGGCACTGCCACGGCCTCCGAAGACACCGGCGGCGCAGCGCAGGCCGACTGGACCCATTACGGCGGCTCGCCGCTCGGGCAGGGCTATACCGAGGCGGGGCTGATCTCGCCCGCGAATGTGTCGGGCCTGACCGAGGTCTGGCGTTTCCGCACCAAGGATCTGCCGCCCTCGGACAAGGTGTCCTACTCGGCGCAGAATACCCCCGTCTACGCGGACGGGCGGCTGTTCGTCTGCTCTCCGTCCAACCATGTCTTCGCACTCGATCCGGCGAGCGGCGACCTGCTCTGGGGCTACGACCCCGAGGTGCCGGAAAAGGCGATGGAGCCGCTGTTCTCGGTCGCCTGCCGCACCGTGGGCTTTCATGATCCCGACACCGGGCTTGGTGCGGATGCGGCCTCGGATGAGGGCATGCCCGCCGCCGATGTCACCGCGCAAAGCTGCGGGGCCAAGGTGCTGGTCTCGACCGTCGATGGCCGCCTGACCGCGCTCTCGGCGGCGGATGGCGCAATCTGCGAGGATTTCGGAGATGGCGGCACCGTTGACCTGACCGAAGGGATGGGCATGCAGGTGTCGGGCTTTGCCTCGAACAGCTCCGGCCCGACGGTGCTGGGCGATACCATCGTGATCGGCCAGCAGGTGTCTGACAACCAGCAGCGCGATGCGCCCTCGGGCGTGGTGCGGGCCTATGACGCCAACACCGGCGATCTGCTGTGGGCCTGGGACGCGCTGCGGCAGGGCATCGCGCAGGAGCCGCTGGAAGAGGGCGAGGTCTATCCGCGTGGCACCCCCAACATCTGGAACGTGATCTCGGGCGATCCCGAGGCGGGGCTGGTCTATGTCGGCACCGGCAATTCGGCCAACGACCACTACGGCGGCACCCGCACCCCCGAGGAAGACCGCTTTACCGCCGCCATCGTCGCCATCGACATGCAGACCGGCGAGACGGTTTGGGATTTCTCCACCATGTCCCATGACCTTTGGGATTACGATGTCGGCGCGCAGCCTGCCGTGATGGATATGGAGATCGAGGGCGAGACGCGCCGCGTCGTGGTCGCCGCCGTGAAGACCGGCAGCATCTTCATCCTGGATGCCGCCACCGGCGAGCCCCTGCGCCCGGTCGAGAACAAGCCTGCGCCGCAGGGCAACGGCCCCCTTCCCGGCGACCGGCTGTCGGAAACGCAGCCCTATTCCACCTACTATCCCAACTTCGCCGGCATGCCGACGGACGGCATGCAGGAGCGCCTGACCGCCGCCCACACCTGGGGCATCGGCATGATCGACGAGGCCATGTGCCGCCGCGATTTCCTGAAGATGGACTATGACGGCACCTACACGCCCCCCTCGGACAATCCCGGCGGCGTGCTGCTGTTCCCCGGTGCCATCGGCGGGCTGAACTGGGGCGGCATAGGCCTCGATACCGAACGGCAGATCCTCGTCACCAACAACTCGCGGCTGGCGAACCACCTGACGATGTATCCGCGCGAAGAGGTCGACGCCCTGCCCATCGGCGAAGGCGGTCTGCATTACGCGCAGGAGATCGTGCCGCACTGGAAATCGCCCTGGGGGATCACCCGCCCGACCTGGCTCTCGGCGCTGGGGATGCCCTGCATCGCTCCGCCCTGGGGTATGATCAACGCCACCGATCTTGCCACCGGAGAGCTGCTCTGGAGCAAGCCGCTTGGCACCGGCTACGACAGCGGCCCCATGGGCATGCCGAGCCGTGTGAAGGTGCCGCTGGGCACGGCGAACCTCGGCGGGCCACTGATGACATCGAGCGGGCTGACCTTCATTGCCGCAGCGCAGGACAATTTCCTGCGCGCCTATGGCACCGAAAGCGGTCAGCTGCTGTGGCAGGGGAGGCTGCCCGCCGGCGGCCAGTCCTCGCCGATGAGTTACGTACACGAAGGGCGGCA
- a CDS encoding lysylphosphatidylglycerol synthase transmembrane domain-containing protein yields MMKDKRTEPPGRVRFVLGAAVFLLLSGAAFWAIAAFVGDGMPRFDPRLVAPGSLALIALFLLVYFLADGLRLYFVLRALDAPVTLGQIMPLVFVNLFFSNITPLATGGGFAQIWYLQRCGVGVGLSAAATTIRTILAMLVIFVSAPLFLVLAPEVEIAGSSGALANTIAGVIAVYMAGFLVLLLRPAWMVAVCEWGLAGLQRMHLLGQARRAAWAEALRREAGSFSDGFGRFLSGAPQLSVSAVLATLAFLLALFAMPALLMALLGLEPDWLTVIGTLSVVTFLMYFAPTPGGAGFSELAFAGLMAGQVGEGQLLLVIFAWRLLTIYLGMAIGAVVSLRILRPGRIYT; encoded by the coding sequence ATGATGAAAGACAAACGGACGGAACCACCGGGACGGGTGCGGTTCGTCCTTGGCGCGGCGGTCTTCCTTCTCCTGAGCGGTGCCGCGTTCTGGGCCATCGCCGCGTTCGTGGGAGACGGGATGCCCCGGTTCGATCCGCGGCTGGTCGCACCGGGCTCGTTGGCGCTGATTGCGCTGTTCCTCCTGGTTTATTTCCTGGCGGACGGGCTGCGGCTCTACTTCGTCCTGCGCGCCCTGGACGCGCCTGTGACCCTGGGCCAGATCATGCCGCTCGTGTTCGTGAACCTGTTCTTCTCGAACATCACGCCGTTGGCGACCGGGGGCGGCTTTGCCCAGATCTGGTACCTGCAACGCTGCGGTGTCGGTGTCGGGCTTTCGGCGGCGGCAACGACGATCCGGACGATCCTTGCCATGCTGGTGATCTTCGTCTCGGCGCCGCTGTTCCTCGTCTTGGCGCCGGAGGTCGAGATCGCTGGCAGCTCCGGCGCGCTGGCGAACACCATCGCCGGGGTGATCGCGGTGTACATGGCGGGGTTTCTCGTGCTGCTTCTGCGCCCGGCCTGGATGGTCGCCGTGTGCGAGTGGGGCCTGGCAGGGCTGCAGCGGATGCACCTGCTCGGGCAGGCGCGCCGCGCCGCATGGGCAGAGGCGTTGCGCCGTGAGGCCGGGTCCTTTTCGGACGGCTTCGGCCGGTTCCTCTCTGGTGCGCCGCAGCTATCGGTCTCGGCGGTGCTCGCGACACTGGCGTTCCTGCTTGCCCTCTTTGCAATGCCGGCGCTCCTCATGGCGCTGCTCGGGCTCGAGCCGGACTGGCTGACCGTGATCGGAACGCTCTCGGTGGTGACGTTCCTGATGTATTTCGCACCGACGCCCGGAGGGGCCGGGTTCTCGGAGTTGGCCTTCGCAGGGCTCATGGCCGGGCAGGTGGGCGAGGGGCAGCTGCTTCTTGTCATCTTCGCCTGGCGGCTCTTGACGATCTACCTCGGAATGGCGATCGGAGCGGTCGTGTCGCTCCGGATCCTGCGGCCGGGAAGGATATACACGTGA
- a CDS encoding glycosyltransferase, which translates to MKHRKFLSLLLLVNVSVLLAVLGYKIYLYVNAPTGSALLVSQIERIEEADRDRETLSLAVVGQANNSIGVFENEILPRINASDADLMVSAGNIVSAGGEDKYRALLGTLGHLRKPYLLTFGQNEDEEFGAGRFYQRFGPYFYSVSLNAARLVFLDATGRTPTDWQERWLRDILHARDARPILVFLGHPLLDPVPDTLFEPDTGAWSEPEGRARLLDLLEELGVDVVISAGASTYSDQTVDGIRHIVTGGAGGLVLNDDTSFYHYLELEVGPGGVDVAMIPVETAPSPLARRIEGVWFYIYALFYVGIWNFLLGFTLLVLLGVYLYDKLFRDRSYYPSYDMPDPVDLGRPMRIAMFTNSYLPFTGGLPLSVERLKRGLEARGHEVLVVCPSYGTTLTEPSVWRVPALAREGSMIRLANPFHLHTWRRLREFAPDVVHLHHPFWLGTLGLRLARRLKVPAVFTYHTRLEHFAHIVPLPGALFRNVVAHWIINRFANRCDSVIVPTPVTRDYIRLIGVDVPVDVQPTGVDTELYCSQVPERLRDLRHKVNPDGRLLLVTAARLSPEKNLSFILRAMAALRDRGAPGFRLLVLGEGDERPRLEAMIEDLDLQDCVRLVGAVPSDEVPSWLTISDIFVFASAAETQGMVVLEAMAAGLPVVAVNSSGIDAFVENRETGYATPEDLEIWTETLHGLMVSNTKREVMGGAAREAAMKHSVEAFSASVLTIYEAAISRKTASQKKDV; encoded by the coding sequence GTGAAGCACCGCAAGTTCCTCTCGCTGCTGCTTCTGGTCAACGTCTCCGTGCTGCTCGCGGTGCTGGGGTACAAGATCTACCTCTATGTCAACGCGCCCACCGGGAGCGCGCTGCTGGTGTCGCAGATCGAACGGATCGAGGAGGCGGACCGGGATCGCGAAACCCTGAGCCTTGCGGTGGTCGGGCAGGCCAACAATTCGATTGGCGTTTTCGAGAACGAGATCCTGCCTCGGATCAACGCGTCAGATGCTGATTTGATGGTTTCTGCGGGCAACATCGTCAGCGCCGGTGGCGAGGACAAGTACCGCGCCCTCCTCGGCACGCTGGGCCATCTGCGCAAGCCTTACCTGCTGACCTTTGGCCAGAACGAGGACGAAGAGTTCGGCGCAGGTCGGTTCTACCAGCGGTTCGGGCCCTATTTCTATTCCGTCAGCCTCAATGCGGCCCGATTGGTCTTTCTAGACGCCACCGGGCGCACCCCGACCGACTGGCAGGAGCGCTGGCTGCGCGACATTCTGCACGCGCGAGATGCGCGACCGATCCTCGTCTTCCTCGGGCACCCGTTGCTGGACCCGGTGCCCGACACCCTGTTCGAGCCCGACACGGGGGCCTGGTCCGAGCCGGAGGGCCGGGCGCGGCTTCTTGACCTGCTGGAGGAGCTGGGGGTCGACGTGGTGATCTCGGCCGGGGCGTCGACCTATTCCGACCAGACCGTCGACGGCATCCGCCACATCGTTACCGGCGGGGCGGGCGGGCTGGTGCTGAACGACGACACGAGCTTCTACCACTACCTCGAACTGGAGGTCGGGCCGGGCGGCGTCGATGTCGCCATGATACCGGTCGAGACCGCGCCGAGCCCGCTCGCCCGGCGGATCGAGGGGGTTTGGTTCTACATCTACGCGCTTTTCTACGTCGGAATCTGGAACTTCCTGCTGGGGTTCACGCTGCTCGTGCTGCTGGGGGTGTACCTCTACGACAAGCTGTTCCGCGACCGGAGCTATTATCCAAGCTACGACATGCCCGATCCGGTCGATCTCGGGCGTCCGATGCGCATCGCCATGTTCACCAACTCCTATCTGCCGTTCACGGGGGGCTTGCCGCTGTCGGTCGAGCGTCTAAAGCGCGGGCTCGAGGCACGGGGACACGAGGTCCTGGTGGTCTGCCCGTCCTATGGCACGACCCTGACCGAGCCGAGCGTCTGGCGCGTGCCGGCGCTTGCGCGCGAGGGCTCCATGATCCGGCTGGCGAACCCGTTCCACCTGCACACCTGGAGGCGCCTGAGGGAGTTTGCCCCGGATGTCGTTCACCTGCATCATCCGTTCTGGCTGGGAACGCTCGGGCTGCGACTGGCGCGTCGGCTCAAGGTTCCGGCAGTCTTCACCTATCACACCCGGCTGGAACATTTTGCGCATATCGTGCCGCTACCGGGCGCGCTATTCCGCAATGTCGTGGCACACTGGATCATCAACCGGTTTGCCAATCGCTGCGACAGCGTCATCGTTCCTACCCCTGTCACCCGCGATTACATACGCCTGATCGGCGTCGATGTGCCGGTGGACGTGCAGCCGACGGGGGTAGACACCGAGCTTTACTGCAGCCAGGTGCCCGAACGGTTGAGGGACCTGCGCCATAAGGTGAATCCCGACGGTCGCCTTCTGCTGGTGACAGCCGCGCGCCTGTCGCCGGAAAAGAACCTGTCTTTCATCCTCAGGGCGATGGCCGCCCTGCGGGATCGTGGCGCCCCCGGCTTCCGGCTCCTGGTACTCGGAGAGGGGGATGAACGGCCGAGGCTGGAGGCGATGATAGAGGATCTGGACCTGCAGGACTGCGTACGCCTTGTGGGGGCGGTGCCCTCGGACGAGGTGCCGTCCTGGCTGACGATCTCGGACATTTTCGTCTTTGCGTCGGCTGCCGAAACGCAAGGCATGGTGGTGCTCGAGGCGATGGCGGCGGGCCTGCCTGTGGTTGCCGTGAACTCCAGCGGCATTGATGCCTTCGTCGAGAACCGGGAGACCGGCTACGCGACGCCCGAGGACCTCGAGATCTGGACCGAGACGCTGCACGGGCTGATGGTCTCGAACACGAAGCGCGAGGTCATGGGCGGCGCTGCACGGGAAGCTGCGATGAAGCACTCCGTCGAAGCCTTCTCGGCCTCGGTCCTGACGATTTACGAGGCCGCCATATCCAGAAAGACCGCCAGTCAGAAGAAGGACGTGTGA
- a CDS encoding SLC5 family protein, with translation MQSVQGAITSLDLTVIAIYLVIVIAIGIWVSKQTKTGEDLFLGGRSLTWGAIGLSLFASNISTTTIIGLTGSAYATGIATSAFEWMSGIPLLLLAFIFAPLYLKSKVTTTPEWLDKRYSRRVRLYFSGLTVFFTVFVDTAGGLYAGGVVFTTFFPQVPLWAACIAIGLFAGGYAATGGLKAVVYTDVLQAIILLVGCSITAYLMFQSLDFSWARVQEALPEGHLDMVKPLDDPDLPWPGLFLGVWMLGFWYWVTNQYVVQRVLGARSVPDAQRGAILGGLLKCIPLFVMVLPGAMAVPLLPDLPEQDMVFPVMITQILPTGLTGLVLAGLVAAIMSTVDSTLNSSSTLVVHDFITKPEEPVEPETSRKYGMLCTALFMVVAVGIAPLIQYAGGIWQYLQQAFSIIVPPIVAVYFLGAIDRKASEKSAFFTMISMHLLGVVLFALGQVGIWPLHFTVTVSIMTIGACLLHAVLSRTVFPQTEAPGEDVIWDARAAFSSDRRANGGLLDVRLWGAVLAFAMAAILFVFW, from the coding sequence ATGCAATCCGTTCAGGGCGCAATCACGAGCCTCGATCTGACCGTCATCGCGATCTATCTCGTGATTGTCATTGCCATCGGCATATGGGTTTCAAAACAGACCAAAACCGGCGAAGATCTGTTCCTTGGCGGGCGGTCGCTGACATGGGGTGCGATCGGGCTGTCGCTGTTCGCGTCGAATATCTCGACCACCACGATCATCGGGCTGACCGGGTCGGCCTATGCGACCGGCATCGCGACCTCGGCTTTCGAATGGATGTCGGGGATCCCGCTGCTGCTTCTCGCCTTCATTTTCGCGCCGCTCTACCTGAAATCAAAGGTCACAACGACGCCGGAATGGCTCGACAAGCGCTACTCGCGCCGGGTGCGGCTGTATTTCTCGGGTCTGACGGTGTTCTTCACGGTCTTCGTCGACACCGCAGGCGGACTCTATGCCGGGGGCGTGGTGTTCACGACGTTCTTCCCGCAGGTGCCGCTCTGGGCGGCCTGCATCGCCATCGGGCTCTTCGCCGGGGGCTATGCCGCGACGGGGGGGCTCAAGGCCGTGGTCTATACCGACGTGCTTCAGGCGATCATCCTGCTGGTGGGCTGTTCGATCACCGCGTATCTGATGTTCCAGTCGCTGGATTTCTCATGGGCGCGGGTGCAGGAGGCGCTGCCCGAAGGCCATCTCGACATGGTCAAGCCGCTGGACGATCCCGATCTGCCCTGGCCGGGGCTGTTCCTCGGGGTGTGGATGCTGGGCTTCTGGTACTGGGTGACGAACCAGTATGTCGTGCAGCGGGTTCTTGGCGCGCGCTCCGTGCCCGATGCGCAGCGCGGCGCGATCCTTGGCGGCCTGCTGAAGTGCATCCCGCTGTTCGTCATGGTGCTGCCGGGCGCGATGGCGGTGCCGCTTCTGCCGGACCTGCCGGAACAGGACATGGTCTTCCCGGTGATGATCACGCAGATCCTGCCCACCGGCCTGACCGGCCTGGTGCTTGCGGGTCTCGTCGCGGCGATCATGTCGACGGTGGATTCCACGCTCAACAGCTCTTCGACACTGGTGGTGCATGACTTCATCACCAAGCCCGAAGAGCCCGTCGAGCCGGAAACCTCGCGCAAGTACGGGATGCTCTGCACAGCGCTGTTCATGGTGGTGGCCGTGGGCATCGCGCCTCTGATCCAGTACGCGGGCGGCATCTGGCAATATCTGCAGCAGGCGTTCTCGATCATCGTGCCGCCCATCGTCGCGGTGTATTTCCTTGGCGCCATCGACCGGAAAGCCAGCGAGAAATCGGCCTTCTTCACGATGATCTCGATGCACCTTCTGGGCGTGGTGCTGTTCGCGCTTGGGCAGGTCGGCATCTGGCCGCTGCATTTCACCGTGACCGTGTCGATCATGACCATCGGCGCCTGCCTCCTGCATGCCGTGCTGTCGCGGACCGTCTTCCCGCAGACCGAGGCACCGGGCGAAGATGTCATCTGGGACGCCCGCGCCGCCTTCTCCAGCGACCGGCGCGCCAATGGCGGATTGCTGGACGTCCGTCTCTGGGGCGCGGTTCTGGCCTTCGCGATGGCGGCAATCCTGTTCGTCTTCTGGTAA
- a CDS encoding IS5 family transposase has product MSRPTPATYRTRNWPAYNDALKRRGSLSIWFDPDMSWDAAPSGRRGRQQSYSDAAIQTCLTMKVLFGMALRQTTGFVESLLRLVGLDWAVPDFSTLSRRHKTLAVNIPYRGSKGPLHLLIDSTGIKVEGEGEWHVRKHGGPKRRVWRKIHLGIDEETLEVRAVEITGSHIGDAPVLPDLLDQIPQDQEICSVTADGAYDTRKCHDVIADRGAHAVIPPRKNAKPWKAITAGAVARNEALRASKYLGRALWRRWSGYHRRSRVETKMHCVKLLGQRLMARDFDRQVAELQVRIAVLNGYTALGIPVTEPVG; this is encoded by the coding sequence ATGAGCAGACCTACACCCGCAACCTACAGGACCAGGAACTGGCCAGCATACAATGATGCGCTCAAGCGCCGGGGCTCACTGTCGATCTGGTTTGACCCCGACATGAGCTGGGATGCCGCGCCGTCAGGCAGGCGCGGCCGTCAGCAGAGCTACAGCGACGCCGCTATTCAGACGTGCCTTACGATGAAGGTTTTGTTCGGCATGGCGCTTCGGCAGACGACAGGCTTCGTCGAAAGCCTGTTGCGGTTGGTCGGCCTCGACTGGGCGGTGCCCGACTTCAGCACGCTGTCCCGCCGCCATAAGACCCTAGCCGTCAACATCCCCTACCGTGGGTCGAAGGGTCCGCTCCACCTGTTGATCGATAGCACCGGGATCAAGGTCGAGGGCGAAGGCGAGTGGCACGTCCGCAAGCATGGTGGCCCCAAAAGGCGCGTCTGGCGCAAGATCCACTTGGGGATTGATGAGGAAACGCTGGAGGTTCGGGCCGTCGAAATCACAGGGAGCCACATCGGTGATGCGCCGGTGTTACCCGACCTTCTCGATCAAATCCCGCAGGACCAGGAAATCTGTAGCGTCACCGCTGATGGCGCCTACGACACGCGCAAATGCCACGATGTAATCGCTGACCGCGGTGCCCACGCTGTCATCCCGCCCCGCAAGAACGCGAAGCCCTGGAAGGCGATCACCGCCGGAGCCGTGGCGCGAAACGAAGCACTGCGAGCATCGAAATACCTCGGTCGTGCCCTCTGGCGACGATGGAGCGGATACCACCGCCGAAGCCGCGTCGAGACAAAGATGCATTGTGTGAAACTGCTGGGGCAGCGCCTCATGGCACGAGACTTTGACCGACAGGTCGCGGAGCTTCAGGTCCGTATCGCCGTTCTGAACGGGTACACCGCGCTCGGCATCCCTGTCACTGAGCCCGTGGGATAA